The genomic interval CCAGTCCGTGCCGTATGGGTGTGCGGGTCAGGTCCGGTCACCGGAGTACGGCCAGGACCGCACGGTGCCGGTGGCGGCCTGTCACCGGCACCAGCCCCCGCCGCCGGGAAGAACCACCAGGGCGTGAACGCGAAAAGGCCGGCGCCCTCAGTCCGCTCACAGGAGCGGGTAGCACGGGCACCGGCCAACCCAAGCGCACAACCCGTAAGGTCACGCCCTCGTACGGGCAGCGTACCCGTACGCTGGGCCAGGACACAGACACCGGTACCGTTTTATAGACGGTGAGTTGGGGAGCACCCGTGATCAGAGCAGGACGCCGCCACCTCGTACGCACCCTGGCGGACCTCGCCGCACAGCAGGGACTGCGCACGGAGAGGTACCTCAAGCTCAAGCCGTACGAGGCCCCCGGGTTCCCGCCGCCGGTCAGCTCACCCAAGGCCCGCACACGCCTCTACGACGGCGAACAGGTCGACGCCTACCTCCTGGGCAAGCCCGTGCCGCCGCTTCCGGACCAGGACGGCGACGATGACCTCTTGGACCGCCAGGAGTGCGCAGCTGCGATCGGCGTCACCCCCCGCACCTGGGACGGCTACAAGCGCCACCCGCTCCTGACCGAGCACGTCACCGACGTCGGCGGGGTGGAGCACTGGCCCCGCGGCATCGTCCGGCAGTACCAGACCAGCCGGCCGGGCAAGCCGACCGTGACCGGACGCCCGGAGGGCACCGGGGACCAGGTCCCCCGCGACCAGCTCCCCGCCCTCACCGCCGAACTCCTCGACGCCGACCCCACCATCAGTTCTGCCGGGGTGACCGAGGCACTCGGCATCCACCGCGACACCGCACAGGAAGCCCTCACCCGGCTCCGCGCCGACCGCATGGCCGACCTCATGCACACCGACCCGTCCCTGACCCCCGATCAAGCCGCGGTGGCACTCGGCTACCCGGCCGGACAGGTCCGCCGCGCCACCGCACGCGCCGACACCGTCCTGCGCGCCCGCCGGGCCGCCCCATACCTGGCCGGTGTCACCACCGCCCTGCACCGCGCCGGCTGGACCAACACCGAGGCCGCACCCGACGTCCAGTTCCCCGGCGACGACAGGGTCGTTGCCGCGCTCGTGCTCGACGGCGACCAGGCCCCGGCCCCCGCCCTGGTCTGGGACGAGCGGTACGGGTGGCGCACCGCAGCCTCCCGCCGGCACCCGCTCACCAAGGGCGCGGTCCTTCCGCCGGAGGGCGACGGCATCCGGTACCTCGCCGGGGGTATCACCCCGCCACCCGGCGCCCTGATTGCCG from Streptomyces sp. CA-278952 carries:
- a CDS encoding DUF6292 family protein, which encodes MIRAGRRHLVRTLADLAAQQGLRTERYLKLKPYEAPGFPPPVSSPKARTRLYDGEQVDAYLLGKPVPPLPDQDGDDDLLDRQECAAAIGVTPRTWDGYKRHPLLTEHVTDVGGVEHWPRGIVRQYQTSRPGKPTVTGRPEGTGDQVPRDQLPALTAELLDADPTISSAGVTEALGIHRDTAQEALTRLRADRMADLMHTDPSLTPDQAAVALGYPAGQVRRATARADTVLRARRAAPYLAGVTTALHRAGWTNTEAAPDVQFPGDDRVVAALVLDGDQAPAPALVWDERYGWRTAASRRHPLTKGAVLPPEGDGIRYLAGGITPPPGALIAALTR